One Setaria viridis chromosome 5, Setaria_viridis_v4.0, whole genome shotgun sequence genomic region harbors:
- the LOC117858459 gene encoding protein trichome birefringence-like 19 has product MVLCFKLLFGPTAAIFLSAVVILSCFTNVPYLQLSYTDDDDLRHSSYLAAPAPPPKCDIFRGEWVPDPDAPHYTNETCAFIQEHQNCMFYGRPDLDFLRWRWKPHGCDLPRFDPHRFLAVVGNKTIAFVGDSLARNHMQSLLCLLSKVVSPKDVSVTDKTDPNKILHYEGYNFTIYLFWSPFLVRSEEVGGDRPGVFRLYLDEPDDRWLSASSRFDYVLLSGANWFTRESYFYERGQLVGGMYVPLNFTSSLTNQYSHRMAFRTALRALAVARFRGKVILRTLSPMSHFEGGAYNAGGDCRRTRPNRDNETAPMGGVELEFYTSQLEEFREAAEARVLDVALMDPTAAMLMRPDGHPSRYGHWPDEKRTLYNDCIHWCLPGPIDAWNDMLLHMLSDSN; this is encoded by the exons ATGGTTCTGTGCTTCAAGCTCCTCTTCGGCCCCACGGCCGCCATCTTCCTCTCGGCCGTCGTCATCCTCTCCTGCTTCACCAACGTGCCGTACCTGCAGCTGAGctacaccgacgacgacgacctccgCCACTCGTCCTACCTCGCggcgccggctccgccgccCAAGTGCGACATCTTCCGGGGCGAGTGGGTGCCGGACCCGGACGCGCCGCACTACACCAACGAGACGTGCGCCTTCATCCAGGAGCACCAGAACTGCATGTTCTACGGCCGCCCGGACCTCGACTTCCTCAGGTGGCGATGGAAGCCGCACGGCTGCGACCTCCCGCGCTTCGACCCGCACAGgttcctcgccgtcgtcgggaACAAGACGATCGCGTTCGTCGGCGACTCGCTGGCCAGGAACCACATGCAGTCCCTCCTCTGCCTCCTGTCCAAG GTGGTGTCGCCCAAGGACGTGTCGGTGACGGACAAGACGGACCCGAACAAGATCCTGCACTACGAGGGCTACAACTTCACCATCTACCTCTTCTGGTCGCCGTTCCTGGTGCGATcggaggaggtcggcggcgacCGCCCCGGCGTGTTCAGGCTGTACCTGGACGAGCCCGACGACAGGTGGCtgtccgcctcctcccggtTCGACTACGTGCTCCTCTCGGGGGCCAACTGGTTCACGCGCGAGTCCTACTTCTACGAGCGcgggcagctcgtcggcggcatGTACGTCCCGCTCAACTTCACCAGCAGCCTCACCAACCAGTACTCCCACCGGATGGCGTTCCGGACGGCGCTCcgggcgctcgccgtcgcccggTTCCGGGGCAAGGTGATCCTGCGGACGCTCTCGCCCATGTCGCACTTCGAGGGCGGCGCGTACAACGCCGGCGGGGACTGCCGGCGCACGCGGCCGAACAGGGACAACGAGACGGCGCCCATGGGGGGCGTGGAGCTGGAGTTCTACACGTCGCAGCTGGAGGAGTtcagggaggcggcggaggccaggGTACTGGACGTGGCGCTCATGGACCCCACGGCGGCGATGCTGATGCGGCCCGACGGGCACCCCAGCCGGTACGGGCACTGGCCGGACGAGAAGCGGACGCTGTACAACGACTGCATCCACTGGTGCCTGCCAGGGCCCATCGACGCCTGGAACGACATGCTGCTCCACATGCTGTCAGATTCTAATTAA
- the LOC117858310 gene encoding uncharacterized protein → MALLASPPRPRKQRCPPHPMLPISPSLLSLILLVPFLSLLLLHRTSFPGSSCSPGLAGPASRRASAAGFSGDLRDIEFSWNHLPFSASRPPPAKLKIAVFSRKWPVASAPGGMERHAHTLHTALAARGHRVHVFTSPPPHTEAAPLPSPDGPQLHFLDGEPGQWRCDEAWKLYEAEGENDPFDVIHSESVAVFHRWARGVENLVVSWHGISLEALHSGIFQDLARGEDEPMSPALNQSLGQSVFRVLSEVRFFRSYAHQVAISDSTGEMLRDVYQIPSRRVHVILNGVDEAVFEPDPALGRAFREEAGVPRGADLVLGVSGRLVKDKGHPLLYEAFSKLVLRHPNVYLLIAGKGPWENRYMDLGRNAKVLGAVPPGKLKAFYNALDVFVDPTLRPQGLDLTLMEAMQCGKPVVATRFPSIKGSIVVEEEFGYMFAPNVESLLESLEAVVAEGARRAARRGRACREYARSMFAATKMALAYERLFLCVKNETFCAYPAEFD, encoded by the coding sequence aTGGCCCTGCTCGCCTCCCCGCCGAGGCCCAGGAAGCAGCGGTGCCCGCCCCACCCGATGCTGCCCATCTCGccttccctcctctccctcatcCTGCTCGTAcccttcctctcccttctcctcctccaccgcaccTCCTTCCCGGGCTCCTCCTGCTCCCCGGGCCTGGCGGGTCCCGCCTCGCGCCGGGCCAGCGCGGCCGGCTTCTCGGGGGACCTGCGCGACATCGAGTTCTCGTGGAACCACCTGCCGTTCTCGGCGTCCAGGCCGCCCCCCGCCAAGCTCAAGATCGCCGTGTTCTCCCGGAAGTGGCCCGTGGCGTCGGCGCCCGGCGGCATGGAGCGGCACGCGCACACGCTGCACACGGCGCTCGCGGCGCGTGGCCACCGCGTGCACGTGttcacctccccgccgccgcacacCGAGGCGGCGCCCTTGCCGTCCCCCGACGGCCCCCAGCTCCACTTCCTGGACGGCGAGCCCGGGCAGTGGCGCTGCGACGAGGCGTGGAAGCTGTACGAGGCCGAGGGCGAGAACGACCCCTTCGACGTGATCCACTCGGAGAGCGTGGCCGTGTTCCACCGGTGGGCGCGGGGCGTGGAAAACCTCGTGGTCTCGTGGCACGGCATCTCGCTGGAGGCCCTGCACTCGGGCATCTTCCAGGACCTGGCCCGCGGCGAGGACGAGCCCATGTCGCCGGCGCTGAACCAGAGCCTGGGCCAGTCCGTGTTCCGCGTGCTCTCCGAGGTGCGCTTCTTCCGGAGCTACGCGCACCAGGTGGCCATCAGCGACTCGACGGGGGAGATGCTGCGGGACGTGTACCAGATCCCGTCCCGGCGCGTGCACGTCATCCTCAACGGCGTGGACGAGGCGGTGTTCGAACCGGACCCCGCGCTGGGGCGCGCGTTCCGGGAGGAGGCCGGGGTGCCCAGGGGCGCCGACCTGGTGCTGGGCGTGTCGGGGCGGCTGGTCAAGGACAAGGGCCACCCGCTGCTGTACGAGGCCTTCTCCAAGCTGGTGCTGCGCCACCCCAACGTGTACCTGCTCATTGCCGGCAAGGGGCCCTGGGAGAACCGGTACATGGACCTGGGCCGGAACGCCAAGGTGCTGGGCGCCGTGCCTCCAGGGAAGCTCAAGGCGTTCTACAACGCGCTGGACGTGTTCGTGGACCCGACGCTGCGGCCGCAGGGGCTGGACCTGACGCTCATGGAGGCGATGCAGTGCGGGAAGCCGGTGGTGGCGACGCGGTTCCCGAGCATCAAGGGGAGCatcgtggtggaggaggagttcGGGTACATGTTCGCGCCCAACGTGGAGTCGCTGCTGGAGAGCCTGGAGGCCGTGGTGGCGGagggcgcccgccgcgccgcgcggagGGGGCGCGCGTGCCGGGAGTACGCCAGGTCCATGTTCGCGGCCACCAAGATGGCGCTCGCGTACGAGAGGCTCTTCCTCTGCGTCAAGAACGAGACCTTCTGCGCATACCCCGCCGAGTTCGATTGA
- the LOC117855807 gene encoding uncharacterized protein isoform X1, with product MLRLRAFRPTSDKVVKIQLHPTHPWLVTADANDRVSVWDWEHRQVIYELKAGGVDERRLVGAKLEKLAEGDDSKGKPTEAIRGGSVKQVSFYDDDVRFWQHWRNCSAAAEAPTAVNQQASTFSAPAPSTRGRHFVVICCENKVIFLDLVTMRGRDVPKQELDNRSLLCMEFLSRSSSSDAPLVAFGSSDGVIRVLSMLTWKLVRRYTGGHKGAIACLMTYMSAAGEVHLVSGGSDGLLILWSADHIHDSRELVPKISMKAHDGGVVAVELSRVMGSAPQLITIGADKTLAIWDTVTFKEIRRIKPVPKLACHSVASWCHPRAPNLDILTCVKDSHIWAIEHPTYSALTRPLCELSSLVPPQVLAQHKKLRVYCMVAHPLQPHLVATGTNIGIILSEFDPRALPAIAPLPTPTGNKEHSAVYIVERELKLLNFQLSNTANPSLGNAGVASDTGRSRNESIDQLIVKQTKKHISTPAPHDSYSVLSVSSSGKYVAIVWPDIPSFAVYKASDWSVVDSGTGKLFAWDTCRDRYALVESALAPRMPLVVKGGSSKKAKEAAAAAAQAAAAAASAASAATVQVRILLDDGTAHVLQRSIDGRSEPVIGLHGGALLGVTYRTSRRISPLTATAISTVQSMPLSGFGGSGSSFASDDPFSSKEGPPQNFQLYSWETYQPVSGLLAQPEWTVWDQTVEYCAFAYQQYIVISSLRPQFRYLGDVSIPFATGAVWHRRQLFVATPTTIECVFVDAGVAAIDIETKKRKEEMKAREAQSQAVAEHGDLALITVEAPQVTASEKISLRPPMLQVVRLASFQHSPSIPPFIVPKQSKLDGDDSVYQKELDDRRYAEVAVAGGGVSVAVTRFPPEQKRPIGPLVVVGVRDGVLWLVDRYMCAHALSLSHPGIRCRCLAAYGDPVSAVKWATRLGREHHDDLAQFMLGMGYATEALHLPGISKRLEFDLAMQSNDLKRALACLLTMSNSRDVGQETAAADVTDVTQILNLAVAKQAKQESLADAVQGIVKFVKEFFDLIDAADATGQSDIAREVLKRLAAAASVKGALHGQMLRGLALRLANHGELTRLSGLVTNLIAAGHGREAAFAAAVLGDNALMEKAWQDTGMLAEAVLHSQAHGRPSLRSLVIAWNKMLQKELDHTPTVKTDAAAAFLASLEDPKLTSLGETEKKPPIEILPPGMPPLSAPPIVIKKSATKPGLPNAAPASNGPIGAPMVQGATAPQGTPMVQGAPMAQGAPAAQGVPMNQSAPAPSQGTDEAKPSEATAADAAPPSAEAAAAPSSDEAKAAPGNEEATAAPGNEEATAAPVIDAASNTDPAAAAAPAPAADTNSTGAPDATPVEAATSAPSTETPEATDKPSSTEASPPPPPPAYESVV from the exons atGCTCCGCCTCCGGGCGTTCCGGCCGACGAGCGACAAGGTCGTGAAGATCCAGCTCCACCCCACACACCCCTGGCTCGTCACCGCCGACGCCAACGACCGCGTCTCCGTCTGGGACTGGGAGCACCGCCAG GTGATCTATGAACTGAAGGCGGGTGGCGTTGACGAGCGGCGCTTGGTTGGTGCGAAGCTTGAGAAGCTCGCTGAGGGAGATG ATTCAAAAGGGAAACCCACAGAGGCCATTCGAGGGGGAAG TGTAAAGCAGGTTTCCTTTTATGATGACGATGTTCGCTTTTGGCAACATTGGCGCAAttgttctgctgctgctgaggcCCCAACTGCAGTCAATCAACAAGCTTCCACATTCAGTGCGCCTGCACCGTCGACACGAGGAAGACACTTTGTTGTCATTTGCTGTGAGAACAAAGtcatatttttggatttggTGACTATGCGGGGTCGTGATGTTCCTAAACAAGAGCTTGACAACAGATCACTTCTATG TATGGAATTCCTCTCCAGATCATCTTCAAGTGATGCCCCACTCGTTGCCTTCGGGTCATCTGATGGCGTTATCAGAGTTCTTTCAATGTTGACATGGAAG CTTGTGCGAAGGTATACAGGTGGACATAAAGGAGCTATAGCTTGCTTAATGACATACATGTCTGCAGCCGGTGAG GTTCATTTAGTTTCTGGAGGAAGCGACGGCCTGCTGATATTATGGAGCGCTGATCATATCCATGACTCACGTGAGCTTGTGCCTAAGATTAGTATGAAG GCCCATGATGGAGGTGTGGTTGCAGTTGAACTTTCAAGGGTGATGGGGAGTGCTCCACAGCTCATTACAATAGGGGCTGATAAAACTTTAGCCATATGGGATACTGTTACTTTCAAG GAAATAAGGCGCATTAAACCAGTACCTAAACTTGCTTGTCATAGTGTTGCATCATGGTGTCATCCTCGTGCACCAAACCTTGATATTCTAACTTGTGTGAAGGACTCTCATATTTG GGCCATTGAACACCCAACTTATTCTGCTTTAACAAGACCACTCTGTGAATTGTCATCATTGGTTCCTCCACAGGTCCTGGCACAGCATAAGAAACTGAGG GTTTATTGCATGGTGGCACACCCCTTGCAACCCCATCTTGTTGCTACTGGAACTAATATTGGTATCATATTAAGCGAGTTTGATCCAAGAGCACTTCCAGCTATTGCTCCTTTACCAACACCGACAGGAAACAAGGAACATTCTGCTGTTTACATAGTGGAAAGAGAACTTAAGTTACTGAATTTCCAATTGTCAAACACAGCAAATCCATCCCTTGGGAATGCTGGTGTTGCATCTGATACAGGAAGATCAAGGAATGAATCAATAGATCAGTTGATAGTAAAGCAGACCAAGAAGCATATCAGCACTCCTGCTCCCCATGATTCCTATTCGGTCCTTTCAGTTAGCAGTTCTGGAAA GTATGTAGCAATTGTATGGCCAGACATTCCTTCTTTTGCTGTATACAAAGCAAGTGATTGGTCAGTTGTTGATTCAGGCACAGGGAAGCTTTTTGCCTGGGACACCTGTCGTGACAGATACGCTTTGGTAGAGAGCGCATTGGCTCCAAGAATGCCTCTTGTTGTGAAGGGCGGTTCTTCTAAAAAGGCAAAagaagcagctgcagcagcagctcaagcagcagcagctgcagctagtGCTGCTTCTGCTGCCACAGTACAAGTGCGTATCTTATTAGATGACGGAACAGCACATGTTTTGCAGAGATCAATTGATGGTCGTAGTGAACCG GTTATTGGTTTGCATGGTGGTGCTTTGCTTGGTGTCACATACCGTACATCTCGTAGAATCAGTCCTCTGACAGCAACAGCTATATCAACTGTTCAATCGATGCCCTTATCAGGTTTTGGTGGAAGTGGATCATCTTTTGCTTCTGATGATCCATTTTCCTCTAAAGAAGGGCCTCCACAAAATTTCCAGCTATACAG CTGGGAGACCTATCAGCCTGTAAGTGGCTTACTTGCACAACCTGAGTGGACAGTGTGGGACCAAACTGTTGAGTATTGTGCATTCGCTTATCAGCAGTATATTGTAATTTCGTCCTTGAGGCCCCAATTCAGATACCTTGGAGATGTTTCAATTCCCTTTGCAACTGGTGCTGTTTGGCATCGAAGACAGTTATTTGTGGCTACACCAACAACAATCGA GTGTGTCTTTGTTGACGCTGGAGTTGCAGCTATTGACattgaaacaaaaaagagaaaagaagaaaTGAAAGCAAGAGAAGCTCAGAGTCAGGCAGTTGCAGAGCATGGAGATTTGGCTCTTATCACAGTTGAAGCTCCCCAGGTTACTGCAAGTGAAAAAATATCATTAAGACCACCAATGTTGCAG GTTGTTCGTTTAGCCTCCTTTCAGCATTCTCCATCAATACCACCATTTATAGTGCCAAAACAATCCAAGTTAGATGGAGATGATTCAGTATATCAGAAAGAACTGGATGACAGAAGATATGCTGAAGTTGCTGTTGCTGGAGGAGGGGTGTCTGTTGCGGTAACTCGCTTCCCTCCCGAGCAGAAGAGACCTATTGGACCTCTTGTTGTGGTTGGTGTCAGAGATGgagttctctggcttgttgacAG GTATATGTGTGCACATGCCTTATCACTCAGCCATCCTGGTATAAGATGCCGTTGCCTTGCAGCATATGGAGATCCTGTTAGTGCTGTGAAATG GGCAACTAGACTTGGCCGAGAGCATCATGATGACCTGGCTCAGTTTATGCTGGGTATGGGCTATGCCACTGAAGCTCTTCATTTGCCTGGAATATCTAAGAG GCTGGAGTTCGACCTTGCGATGCAGAGCAATGACCTCAAAAGAGCACTTGCTTGTTTATTGACCATGAGCAATAGCCGAGATGTGGGACAAGAAACAGCTGCTGCTGACGTCACTGATGTTACACAGATTCTTAATTTGGCGGTAGCTAAGCAAGCTAAGCAAGAAAGTCTTGCAGATGCCGTTCAGGGAATAGTGAAATTTGTCAAGGAGTTTTTTGACCTTATTGATGCAGCAGATGCCACTGGACAATCTGACATTGCTCGTGAAGTTCTAAAGAGATTAGCTGCTGCAGCTTCTGTAAAGGGAGCTCTGCATGGACAGATGCTGAGAGGCTTGGCACTCCGTCTTGCAAACCATGGGGAGCTTACTAGATTGTCG GGTTTGGTAACCAATTTGATCGCAGCTGGCCATGGACGCGAAGCAGCATTTGCTGCTGCAGTTCTGGGAGATAATGCCCTAATGGAGAAAGCATGGCAGGACACAGGAATGTTGGCTGAGGCGGTTTTACATTCTCAA GCCCATGGTCGTCCATCATTAAGGAGCTTGGTTATAGCATGGAACAAGATGCTACAGAAGGAGCTGGATCACACACCAACAGTGAAAACCGATGCCGCAGCAGCGTTCTTGGCTTCTCTTGAGGATCCAAAGCTCACCAGCTTGGGGGAAACTGAGAAAAAGCCTCCCATTGAAATACTTCCTCCTGGGATGCCTCCCCTATCTGCACCTCCGATCGTGATTAAAAAGTCTGCCACAAAACCTGGCCTACCTAATGCAGCACCGGCCTCAAATGGACCTATAGGTGCTCCGATGGTTCAGGGTGCCACTGCGCCTCAAGGCACCCCAATGGTTCAGGGTGCTCCCATGGCTCAAGGCGCTCCTGCGGCGCAAGGAGTTCCCATGAATCAAAGTGCTCCTGCTCCATCGCAGGGCACTGACGAGGCAAAGCCGTCGGAAGCTACAGCTGCCGATGCAGCTCCCCCGTCTGCAGAAGCTGCTGCAGCTCCCAGCAGTGATGAAGCTAAAGCAGCACCTGGCAACGAGGAAGCCACAGCAGCTCCAGGCAACGAGGAAGCCACAGCAGCACCAGTTATAGATGCAGCAAGCAACACtgatcctgctgctgctgctgctccagctcctGCAGCGGATACCAATAGCACTGGTGCACCTGATGCTACACCCGTTGAAGCTGCGACCTCTGCCCCCTCAACAGAGACACCCGAGGCAACGGATAAGCCATCGTCAACTGAGgcatcgccgccacctccacctccagcctATGAATCTGTTGTATAA
- the LOC117855807 gene encoding uncharacterized protein isoform X2, producing MRGRDVPKQELDNRSLLCMEFLSRSSSSDAPLVAFGSSDGVIRVLSMLTWKLVRRYTGGHKGAIACLMTYMSAAGEVHLVSGGSDGLLILWSADHIHDSRELVPKISMKAHDGGVVAVELSRVMGSAPQLITIGADKTLAIWDTVTFKEIRRIKPVPKLACHSVASWCHPRAPNLDILTCVKDSHIWAIEHPTYSALTRPLCELSSLVPPQVLAQHKKLRVYCMVAHPLQPHLVATGTNIGIILSEFDPRALPAIAPLPTPTGNKEHSAVYIVERELKLLNFQLSNTANPSLGNAGVASDTGRSRNESIDQLIVKQTKKHISTPAPHDSYSVLSVSSSGKYVAIVWPDIPSFAVYKASDWSVVDSGTGKLFAWDTCRDRYALVESALAPRMPLVVKGGSSKKAKEAAAAAAQAAAAAASAASAATVQVRILLDDGTAHVLQRSIDGRSEPVIGLHGGALLGVTYRTSRRISPLTATAISTVQSMPLSGFGGSGSSFASDDPFSSKEGPPQNFQLYSWETYQPVSGLLAQPEWTVWDQTVEYCAFAYQQYIVISSLRPQFRYLGDVSIPFATGAVWHRRQLFVATPTTIECVFVDAGVAAIDIETKKRKEEMKAREAQSQAVAEHGDLALITVEAPQVTASEKISLRPPMLQVVRLASFQHSPSIPPFIVPKQSKLDGDDSVYQKELDDRRYAEVAVAGGGVSVAVTRFPPEQKRPIGPLVVVGVRDGVLWLVDRYMCAHALSLSHPGIRCRCLAAYGDPVSAVKWATRLGREHHDDLAQFMLGMGYATEALHLPGISKRLEFDLAMQSNDLKRALACLLTMSNSRDVGQETAAADVTDVTQILNLAVAKQAKQESLADAVQGIVKFVKEFFDLIDAADATGQSDIAREVLKRLAAAASVKGALHGQMLRGLALRLANHGELTRLSGLVTNLIAAGHGREAAFAAAVLGDNALMEKAWQDTGMLAEAVLHSQAHGRPSLRSLVIAWNKMLQKELDHTPTVKTDAAAAFLASLEDPKLTSLGETEKKPPIEILPPGMPPLSAPPIVIKKSATKPGLPNAAPASNGPIGAPMVQGATAPQGTPMVQGAPMAQGAPAAQGVPMNQSAPAPSQGTDEAKPSEATAADAAPPSAEAAAAPSSDEAKAAPGNEEATAAPGNEEATAAPVIDAASNTDPAAAAAPAPAADTNSTGAPDATPVEAATSAPSTETPEATDKPSSTEASPPPPPPAYESVV from the exons ATGCGGGGTCGTGATGTTCCTAAACAAGAGCTTGACAACAGATCACTTCTATG TATGGAATTCCTCTCCAGATCATCTTCAAGTGATGCCCCACTCGTTGCCTTCGGGTCATCTGATGGCGTTATCAGAGTTCTTTCAATGTTGACATGGAAG CTTGTGCGAAGGTATACAGGTGGACATAAAGGAGCTATAGCTTGCTTAATGACATACATGTCTGCAGCCGGTGAG GTTCATTTAGTTTCTGGAGGAAGCGACGGCCTGCTGATATTATGGAGCGCTGATCATATCCATGACTCACGTGAGCTTGTGCCTAAGATTAGTATGAAG GCCCATGATGGAGGTGTGGTTGCAGTTGAACTTTCAAGGGTGATGGGGAGTGCTCCACAGCTCATTACAATAGGGGCTGATAAAACTTTAGCCATATGGGATACTGTTACTTTCAAG GAAATAAGGCGCATTAAACCAGTACCTAAACTTGCTTGTCATAGTGTTGCATCATGGTGTCATCCTCGTGCACCAAACCTTGATATTCTAACTTGTGTGAAGGACTCTCATATTTG GGCCATTGAACACCCAACTTATTCTGCTTTAACAAGACCACTCTGTGAATTGTCATCATTGGTTCCTCCACAGGTCCTGGCACAGCATAAGAAACTGAGG GTTTATTGCATGGTGGCACACCCCTTGCAACCCCATCTTGTTGCTACTGGAACTAATATTGGTATCATATTAAGCGAGTTTGATCCAAGAGCACTTCCAGCTATTGCTCCTTTACCAACACCGACAGGAAACAAGGAACATTCTGCTGTTTACATAGTGGAAAGAGAACTTAAGTTACTGAATTTCCAATTGTCAAACACAGCAAATCCATCCCTTGGGAATGCTGGTGTTGCATCTGATACAGGAAGATCAAGGAATGAATCAATAGATCAGTTGATAGTAAAGCAGACCAAGAAGCATATCAGCACTCCTGCTCCCCATGATTCCTATTCGGTCCTTTCAGTTAGCAGTTCTGGAAA GTATGTAGCAATTGTATGGCCAGACATTCCTTCTTTTGCTGTATACAAAGCAAGTGATTGGTCAGTTGTTGATTCAGGCACAGGGAAGCTTTTTGCCTGGGACACCTGTCGTGACAGATACGCTTTGGTAGAGAGCGCATTGGCTCCAAGAATGCCTCTTGTTGTGAAGGGCGGTTCTTCTAAAAAGGCAAAagaagcagctgcagcagcagctcaagcagcagcagctgcagctagtGCTGCTTCTGCTGCCACAGTACAAGTGCGTATCTTATTAGATGACGGAACAGCACATGTTTTGCAGAGATCAATTGATGGTCGTAGTGAACCG GTTATTGGTTTGCATGGTGGTGCTTTGCTTGGTGTCACATACCGTACATCTCGTAGAATCAGTCCTCTGACAGCAACAGCTATATCAACTGTTCAATCGATGCCCTTATCAGGTTTTGGTGGAAGTGGATCATCTTTTGCTTCTGATGATCCATTTTCCTCTAAAGAAGGGCCTCCACAAAATTTCCAGCTATACAG CTGGGAGACCTATCAGCCTGTAAGTGGCTTACTTGCACAACCTGAGTGGACAGTGTGGGACCAAACTGTTGAGTATTGTGCATTCGCTTATCAGCAGTATATTGTAATTTCGTCCTTGAGGCCCCAATTCAGATACCTTGGAGATGTTTCAATTCCCTTTGCAACTGGTGCTGTTTGGCATCGAAGACAGTTATTTGTGGCTACACCAACAACAATCGA GTGTGTCTTTGTTGACGCTGGAGTTGCAGCTATTGACattgaaacaaaaaagagaaaagaagaaaTGAAAGCAAGAGAAGCTCAGAGTCAGGCAGTTGCAGAGCATGGAGATTTGGCTCTTATCACAGTTGAAGCTCCCCAGGTTACTGCAAGTGAAAAAATATCATTAAGACCACCAATGTTGCAG GTTGTTCGTTTAGCCTCCTTTCAGCATTCTCCATCAATACCACCATTTATAGTGCCAAAACAATCCAAGTTAGATGGAGATGATTCAGTATATCAGAAAGAACTGGATGACAGAAGATATGCTGAAGTTGCTGTTGCTGGAGGAGGGGTGTCTGTTGCGGTAACTCGCTTCCCTCCCGAGCAGAAGAGACCTATTGGACCTCTTGTTGTGGTTGGTGTCAGAGATGgagttctctggcttgttgacAG GTATATGTGTGCACATGCCTTATCACTCAGCCATCCTGGTATAAGATGCCGTTGCCTTGCAGCATATGGAGATCCTGTTAGTGCTGTGAAATG GGCAACTAGACTTGGCCGAGAGCATCATGATGACCTGGCTCAGTTTATGCTGGGTATGGGCTATGCCACTGAAGCTCTTCATTTGCCTGGAATATCTAAGAG GCTGGAGTTCGACCTTGCGATGCAGAGCAATGACCTCAAAAGAGCACTTGCTTGTTTATTGACCATGAGCAATAGCCGAGATGTGGGACAAGAAACAGCTGCTGCTGACGTCACTGATGTTACACAGATTCTTAATTTGGCGGTAGCTAAGCAAGCTAAGCAAGAAAGTCTTGCAGATGCCGTTCAGGGAATAGTGAAATTTGTCAAGGAGTTTTTTGACCTTATTGATGCAGCAGATGCCACTGGACAATCTGACATTGCTCGTGAAGTTCTAAAGAGATTAGCTGCTGCAGCTTCTGTAAAGGGAGCTCTGCATGGACAGATGCTGAGAGGCTTGGCACTCCGTCTTGCAAACCATGGGGAGCTTACTAGATTGTCG GGTTTGGTAACCAATTTGATCGCAGCTGGCCATGGACGCGAAGCAGCATTTGCTGCTGCAGTTCTGGGAGATAATGCCCTAATGGAGAAAGCATGGCAGGACACAGGAATGTTGGCTGAGGCGGTTTTACATTCTCAA GCCCATGGTCGTCCATCATTAAGGAGCTTGGTTATAGCATGGAACAAGATGCTACAGAAGGAGCTGGATCACACACCAACAGTGAAAACCGATGCCGCAGCAGCGTTCTTGGCTTCTCTTGAGGATCCAAAGCTCACCAGCTTGGGGGAAACTGAGAAAAAGCCTCCCATTGAAATACTTCCTCCTGGGATGCCTCCCCTATCTGCACCTCCGATCGTGATTAAAAAGTCTGCCACAAAACCTGGCCTACCTAATGCAGCACCGGCCTCAAATGGACCTATAGGTGCTCCGATGGTTCAGGGTGCCACTGCGCCTCAAGGCACCCCAATGGTTCAGGGTGCTCCCATGGCTCAAGGCGCTCCTGCGGCGCAAGGAGTTCCCATGAATCAAAGTGCTCCTGCTCCATCGCAGGGCACTGACGAGGCAAAGCCGTCGGAAGCTACAGCTGCCGATGCAGCTCCCCCGTCTGCAGAAGCTGCTGCAGCTCCCAGCAGTGATGAAGCTAAAGCAGCACCTGGCAACGAGGAAGCCACAGCAGCTCCAGGCAACGAGGAAGCCACAGCAGCACCAGTTATAGATGCAGCAAGCAACACtgatcctgctgctgctgctgctccagctcctGCAGCGGATACCAATAGCACTGGTGCACCTGATGCTACACCCGTTGAAGCTGCGACCTCTGCCCCCTCAACAGAGACACCCGAGGCAACGGATAAGCCATCGTCAACTGAGgcatcgccgccacctccacctccagcctATGAATCTGTTGTATAA